The Planctomycetota bacterium genome window below encodes:
- a CDS encoding glycoside hydrolase family 130 protein — MPDPAVRRFEGNPILTAGDVPYKATLVFNAGVTKYQGRYVMVFRNDYGTWGDPCLEGTNLGLAFSEDGLRWRVEAKPCFELKGPNITRAYDPRLTVLDGRVCMCFAVDTPHGLRGGIAVTDDFERFEVLCLSVPDNRNMVLFPEKIGGKYVRLERPFPVYSRGGGELFDIWLSDSPDLRYWGNSDVVLTTRDVPFCNAKIGPAAPPIKTAKGWLTTFHAVDIDPSRGKNGWEAAWKKRYTAGVMLLDLDEPRRVVGLCRRPLLAPEAPYETAGGFRNHVIFPCGTVLEQDGEVKIYYGAADTVICLATAHVDDLVRLCLEG; from the coding sequence GTGCCCGACCCCGCAGTCCGGCGCTTTGAAGGCAATCCCATCTTGACCGCGGGCGACGTGCCCTACAAGGCCACGCTCGTCTTCAACGCGGGCGTCACGAAGTATCAGGGCCGGTACGTCATGGTCTTCCGCAACGACTACGGCACCTGGGGGGATCCCTGCCTCGAGGGCACCAACCTGGGCCTCGCCTTCTCCGAGGACGGCCTGCGGTGGCGCGTCGAGGCCAAGCCGTGCTTCGAGCTCAAGGGGCCCAACATCACGCGCGCCTACGACCCCCGCCTCACGGTGTTGGACGGGCGGGTCTGCATGTGCTTCGCCGTGGACACGCCGCACGGCCTCCGCGGCGGCATCGCCGTTACGGACGACTTCGAACGCTTTGAGGTTCTGTGCCTCTCCGTGCCCGACAACCGGAACATGGTGCTGTTCCCGGAGAAGATCGGCGGCAAGTACGTGCGGCTGGAGCGCCCGTTTCCCGTCTACAGCCGCGGCGGAGGCGAACTGTTCGACATCTGGCTCTCCGATTCGCCCGACCTGCGCTATTGGGGCAACTCGGACGTCGTGCTCACCACGCGGGATGTCCCCTTCTGCAACGCCAAGATCGGCCCCGCCGCTCCGCCCATCAAGACCGCGAAGGGCTGGCTCACCACGTTTCACGCCGTGGACATTGATCCGTCCCGCGGCAAGAACGGCTGGGAGGCCGCGTGGAAGAAGCGTTACACGGCCGGCGTCATGCTCCTCGACCTCGACGAGCCTCGGCGGGTCGTGGGCTTGTGCAGACGGCCGCTCCTGGCGCCTGAGGCGCCGTACGAAACCGCCGGCGGCTTCCGCAACCACGTCATCTTCCCCTGCGGCACGGTCCTCGAGCAGGACGGCGAGGTGAAGATTTACTACGGCGCGGCCGACACGGTGATCTGCCTGGCCACGGCGCACGTGGACGACCTGGTGCGCCTGTGCCTGGAGGGGTAG
- a CDS encoding RluA family pseudouridine synthase translates to MSTGDTTIFHQRFTIRGRVTDRRLDQYLAAALADFSRTTIQRLIREGRVTVNGAPSEPSCRIRRGDRIEVTVELPQGPAVPPEEIPLDILYEDEQMLVVNKPPDMVVHPAKGHQGGTLVNALAGHTRTLSSAYGELRAGIVHRLDRDTSGVILCAKTDLAHAALAAQFEARTVEKHYLAVVEREPQLDADLINLPLGRHRRNPEAVAVVRQGGKPAQTIYRVQQRFRGFALLDVELLTGRTHQIRVHLAHIGHPVVADSLYSDRAALYRSDLLGQPPAPGEAPLIERQALHAHRIIVTHPTDGRRLEFAAPPPADFAALLRALRELRSPAS, encoded by the coding sequence ATGAGCACCGGCGACACCACCATCTTCCACCAGCGCTTCACGATCCGAGGCCGCGTGACCGATCGGCGCCTCGACCAGTACCTCGCCGCCGCGCTGGCCGATTTCTCGCGCACAACCATCCAGCGCCTCATCCGCGAGGGGCGCGTGACCGTCAACGGCGCACCCAGCGAGCCAAGCTGCCGCATTCGCCGAGGCGATCGCATCGAGGTGACCGTCGAGCTGCCGCAAGGCCCCGCCGTCCCCCCCGAGGAAATCCCGCTCGACATCCTCTATGAGGACGAGCAAATGCTCGTGGTCAACAAGCCGCCCGACATGGTGGTGCACCCCGCCAAGGGCCACCAGGGCGGCACACTGGTCAATGCCCTGGCCGGCCACACGCGCACACTCTCTTCTGCCTATGGCGAACTGCGCGCCGGCATCGTCCACCGCCTCGACCGCGACACCAGCGGCGTCATCCTGTGCGCGAAGACCGACCTCGCCCACGCCGCCCTCGCCGCGCAATTCGAGGCGCGCACCGTCGAGAAGCACTACCTGGCTGTCGTCGAGCGCGAACCCCAGTTGGATGCCGACCTCATCAACCTCCCGCTCGGCCGCCACAGGCGCAACCCCGAAGCCGTCGCCGTCGTGCGCCAGGGCGGCAAGCCCGCGCAGACCATCTACCGCGTCCAGCAACGCTTCCGTGGCTTCGCCCTCCTCGACGTCGAACTCCTCACCGGCCGCACCCACCAGATCCGCGTCCACCTCGCCCACATAGGCCACCCCGTCGTCGCTGACAGCCTCTACAGCGACCGCGCCGCCCTCTATCGCTCGGACCTGCTCGGCCAGCCCCCGGCCCCCGGCGAGGCCCCGCTCATCGAGCGCCAGGCCCTTCACGCCCACCGCATCATCGTCACCCACCCCACCGATGGCCGTCGCCTCGAATTCGCCGCCCCGCCGCCCGCCGACTTCGCTGCCCTCCTCCGCGCCCTGCGGGAACTCCGCTCCCCAGCCTCCTGA